The genomic region TGGCTTATCCAGATTATCTTCAGCTGGCTCTGGATTCGTTGAAATAGATGGAAGCTGATTAATTCGCGCGATAGCTGCAGCCACATTCGATGTAGGCCGTGCCTCTTGCTCTAAAGTCGGTAGAACTTTTAAATGCAACATCGCAGCTGAACCGATTTCACTGAACACAGGACCTGCAACGGCCCCGCCGGTATGTTTGCCGATTGGCTCATCTACTACCACCGCAATAACAACCCGTGGATCACGTGAAGGAAGAAATCCTCCAAAGACCGCTCTAAAGAGTTCGTCACTGTAACCCCCTGAAATGGGATCAATCTTTTGAGCGGTACCCGTTTTGCCTGCTACGCGATAACCCGGCACGGCAGCCAACCGGCCTGTACCGCCCTCGCCCACCACTGCCTCCATCATTCTCACAGTATGTGCTACCGCCTCCGCATCGAAGATACGTTTTTCCTGCCGCGGCTGGTCTGATTCTTCGATGCCATCGGGGCCTTCGATGCTATGAATGAGGGTTGGAGTTTTGTAGACGCCTTCGGCTGCCAATACGCGGTAAGCTCCCGCGAGCTGAAGTAAATTGGAAGCCATTCCGTGTCCGAAGGAAATCGTTGCGCTTGAAGATGCAGACCACCGAGAAGGTGCTGCAAGCATACCTAGAGTTTCACCCGGAAAATCAATTCCTGTCCGTGTACCAAAACCTAAGTTGATTAAAGTCGAGTAGAGTTTTTCGTTACCTAAGGTTTGACCGATTTTCGCGGAGCAAATATTCGATGACTTCTGAATGATCTGAGTAAGCGTCATCCAACCGTATGGCTTATAGTCGCGAATAGTATGTCCGCCCACTCGCATTTTACCATCTTCACAAAAGAGCTGGTCATCGGCTTTGTATGAACCCTCGTCCAAGGCAGCCGCAACCACAAAGGGTTTCATCGTTGAACCAGGCTCGAAAAGGTCGACCAAGGCGCGGTTACGGCGGTCACCAGTCTTGGAGCCTGTAATCTTATTTGGGTTGAAGCTTGGAACTGTTGCCATGGCTAAGATTTCAGAAGTCTCAACATCAAGCACAACCGCCGAGGCCGATTTTGCATTGGTTTCTTCAATCATCTTCATCAAAGCGACTTCAGCCACGTGCTGAATATTCAAGTCCAACGTTAACCGAATATCATTGCCCCGCGCTCGGCCTTCTGGATCCAAACCGCCGGCCAAAACCGGACGCCCTCTGGCGTCTCGTGCCGTCTTAATAATTTGCAGCTGGCCCTTAAGCTTGCCCTCAAGTGCGCGCTCAACCCCTTCAAGGCCTCGGCCATCAATATCTGTAAATCCAAGAATCTGAGAGGCTACGTTCTTATTTGGGTAGAAGCGCTTGGCCTCTTGGCGAACAAAAATTCCTGGTAATTTAAGGCTGCGAACTTTCTCTGCGATCTCTGGCTGGACTCGGCGCTGCATCCAGGCAAAACGGGTATCAGAACTCAGGCGTTTATAAAGCGCTTCGTAATCTAAGCCGAGAGTTTTGGAGAGAGCTTTGGCGACCGGGCGTGGATCTTGAATTAAAGAAGGGTCAGCAGCGATGGAAGGAACATCAACTGAAATGGCAAGATTCTGCCCATTGCGGTCGTAAATATTTCCACGTTTGGCTGCGATATGAACACTGCGCAGATGCTGACGGTCAGCCATCCCTTTTAAATGTTCGTGCTGAACGACTTGGAGCTGTACAAAACGCGCTACAATGCAGAGACTCAGAGCAATGAATAGCCCAAAGACAAACTTGAGACGGCCAACTGCTATTTGATGACTACTCGACATTCGGTCCCCCGCTCGGGTAGACCGCACCAACAACTTGTGAATTCTCTGGCTGGTTCAGCCCCAGCCGAGCAGCAAGCTCTTTAAGGCGCTCGGGTGCGCACTCCGCGGCCAACTCGACTTCTAATTTCTTCAAAGTCATAACGAGCTCGCGGTGTCGCTTTTCTTCCTTCATCAACTTGTAACCAAGCTGAACACCATCTTGGTGCACATGAACAATGAAGAGTCCGGCTATCAAAGGGCACACAATTGCGACCGCACAAAGAAATCGTCCCACAATCGACATTTCAGTTATCCCCTCGAGCAAGGCGACGAGCGACACGCAGCTTCGCGCTTCGGCTGCGCGGGTTGCTCCTAATTTCATCGTCATCAGCAACCAGTGGCTTCCGGGTTACGACTTCCATCGTCGGTGCCACGTACTGAACATAGACCGGAATTTCAGGCGGTGTTTCTTCACCTTTTGCAGCCTTGCGAAATGCGTGCTTCACAGCTCTATCTTCCAAGCTGTGAAAACTTATTAAGGCCGCGACTCCATCATCGTTAAGTAAGTTTGGAATCGCGTTAAGCAGATTTTCCAGTTGGTCCAACTCACCATTGACCAGCATTCTGATTGCCTGAAAAGTTCGGGTTGCCGGATCCAGCTTGTCTTTACCTTTTCGCACCACACTGCGAATCACATCGGCGAGTTCAGCCGTGGTCGTGAGGTTAGCCTCCTTGATCACCCGGGCTACGCGGCCGGAATAGCGTTCCTCACCGTAAACCTTAATGATTCTAGCCAGTTCTTTCTCGGGAATCTCTTCTAGAATCTCTGCCGCAGATTGGCCCACCGAAGTGTCCATGCGCATATCCAAGGGCCCATCCATTCGAAAGGAGAAACCTCGGTCTGCTGTATCTATTTGGTGAGATGAAACGCCAAGGTCTGCCAGTAAAGCATCGACGCCATCAATGCCCAGATCTGCTAACACTTGTGGTGCATTCTCGAATGAAGAGTGAACGATGGTTACCCTATCGCCAAATTGAGACAGTCGTTTCTTGGCGACGCTGATGGCTGTTTGGTCTCTATCTAAGCCGATTAAATGAGCTTGTGGAATAGCTTCTAAAAGCGCTGCGGAGTGACCTGCGCCGCCAAGAGTGCAATCCATAATGAGCTTGGGATTTTCGGCAGCAATGCTCTCGACCACTTGCCGTAGCAATACGGGCTCGTGCTCAAAGTCTTGCTTGGGCGGCTCTGAATCCATCATAAGCCCAATCCCGCAAGTGCCGCTGACACAGCCTGAGGGTCAGACCTCGAATCATCAGCCTTTTGGTTCCACTGCTCCTTGTCCCAGAGTTCAACGGTAGAACCCGTGCCTGCCCAAACAACATCCCGGCACAAACCGGCCCACTCTCGAAGCATCGGTGGTACGAGGAGGCGGCCATTCTTATCAAGCGTCACCTCGGCTGCTCCAGCAAGGTAGATTCGTCTAATCGCAACCACCGCCGGGTCAAACTGGGACAGGCCTGCCAGCTTTTCTTCAAACTCTTGCCATTGCTTCACTGGGTAGAGAACCAAACATCGATCGATTCCCGTGGTCAAAATGAAATTCACTTCTCCGGACTCACCGCTCGACACGGGCGCGAGCTGCTCACGAAAACGCACCGGCAGACTCATCCTGCCTTTGGCGTCGATGGTGTGCTGGTGTTGTCCTAGAAACATGAAATGACCGCTTGGTTTGTTTTGGTTACGAGTTCCACTTAGATCCACGAAGATCCACTATGATCCACTATCTCCCACTTTGATCTAAATTAAAAAAACGTAGAAAGGTCAAGCAGGTTCACGGTTTCGTAAGGGTTTACGCAGGCCCAGATCACTTTGCTCAGACGCGTTATGAACTTTGGTTTTTTTTCAAAAACTAATAAAATCAGGTAGATCTGGCCATTAATGAAAGTACTCTCTAGCAATCGGCTTGAAACAGAGAGCGATGAGTATGGCCTGAAGGTACTACCAGGCACCCGCTGGCCCAGTGGGCGTTAAGGCTTTGTAATCAATGACAATTTTAGCGACACCAGCCCACAAACATCCCCAATTACTTACATAAGTGCTTAGGGTGAGAGCCTTAACGATCGCATCCACCGGAAAAGATCCAGCAAAGTCGATTTTCTAGCCTCTCATGGAGCAGTACGCAAAAATCCAGCGGAAAAAATGACCAAATGATTCAATTCCAATGCTGCAAGGAATTCGTAGTGCTCACTCAATCGTTCTACAAAGCGTTATGCTTGGTGGATTACGTAAATGGGTTTTCTTATGCTGTCTTATTGCCCTTGGTGCGATGGTGGGCGTCAACCAATCCGTGCGAACTTTCGGCGGCGGCTATCCGCATCTACTCTCACCGTTTCATTTTCAAAATAAGGTAAGCGCCCTCGGAAAGCTCGCGGGTCACGCTATCCAGTACCCATTCCTAAATAAAGACAAATCTATC from Deltaproteobacteria bacterium harbors:
- a CDS encoding penicillin-binding protein, yielding MSSSHQIAVGRLKFVFGLFIALSLCIVARFVQLQVVQHEHLKGMADRQHLRSVHIAAKRGNIYDRNGQNLAISVDVPSIAADPSLIQDPRPVAKALSKTLGLDYEALYKRLSSDTRFAWMQRRVQPEIAEKVRSLKLPGIFVRQEAKRFYPNKNVASQILGFTDIDGRGLEGVERALEGKLKGQLQIIKTARDARGRPVLAGGLDPEGRARGNDIRLTLDLNIQHVAEVALMKMIEETNAKSASAVVLDVETSEILAMATVPSFNPNKITGSKTGDRRNRALVDLFEPGSTMKPFVVAAALDEGSYKADDQLFCEDGKMRVGGHTIRDYKPYGWMTLTQIIQKSSNICSAKIGQTLGNEKLYSTLINLGFGTRTGIDFPGETLGMLAAPSRWSASSSATISFGHGMASNLLQLAGAYRVLAAEGVYKTPTLIHSIEGPDGIEESDQPRQEKRIFDAEAVAHTVRMMEAVVGEGGTGRLAAVPGYRVAGKTGTAQKIDPISGGYSDELFRAVFGGFLPSRDPRVVIAVVVDEPIGKHTGGAVAGPVFSEIGSAAMLHLKVLPTLEQEARPTSNVAAAIARINQLPSISTNPEPAEDNLDKPSSGTIPSFLGLSARQSLARYQELGIDSHIELVGSGAVVKQEPRAGTRFGDVDKLRLVLGQR
- the mraZ gene encoding division/cell wall cluster transcriptional repressor MraZ, which encodes MFLGQHQHTIDAKGRMSLPVRFREQLAPVSSGESGEVNFILTTGIDRCLVLYPVKQWQEFEEKLAGLSQFDPAVVAIRRIYLAGAAEVTLDKNGRLLVPPMLREWAGLCRDVVWAGTGSTVELWDKEQWNQKADDSRSDPQAVSAALAGLGL
- the rsmH gene encoding 16S rRNA (cytosine(1402)-N(4))-methyltransferase RsmH, translated to MDSEPPKQDFEHEPVLLRQVVESIAAENPKLIMDCTLGGAGHSAALLEAIPQAHLIGLDRDQTAISVAKKRLSQFGDRVTIVHSSFENAPQVLADLGIDGVDALLADLGVSSHQIDTADRGFSFRMDGPLDMRMDTSVGQSAAEILEEIPEKELARIIKVYGEERYSGRVARVIKEANLTTTAELADVIRSVVRKGKDKLDPATRTFQAIRMLVNGELDQLENLLNAIPNLLNDDGVAALISFHSLEDRAVKHAFRKAAKGEETPPEIPVYVQYVAPTMEVVTRKPLVADDDEIRSNPRSRSAKLRVARRLARGDN